Proteins encoded in a region of the Mycolicibacterium duvalii genome:
- a CDS encoding cytochrome P450 — protein sequence MTDTQADSRPRAEVDLDHHSAEFREDPHGTFRKMRESGCPVAHSDHYEGFWALVDYASVFEAARDDALFNSFPSVGVPASEMPLPILPIESDPPETQELREVTLRRFSPGSAERFRESAIEMTNEAIDAFIERGECDLVGELTTPLPARLILRLLKFDESRHMDWVRWVHSTVHDRAHDPEKAGIAGMEMFGEIVKHMEERRAEGLGDDLFSDILRGTLNGKPLDDGQITMYTVLMMLGGMDTTSGFTGNVLARLCRDTDLRQQFIDDPGLIKKGTDELLRLYTPTLGLARTVSRDAEFHGQPLCQGDRAILMWAAANRDPAVFEDPDKLDLSRPNAKKQMAFGVGMHRCLGSHYAKMMFEVMMTQILKRLPDFELAAEPELFEDAGEVYAVRKLRVRFTPGKRLG from the coding sequence ATGACCGACACTCAGGCCGACTCGCGTCCCCGCGCCGAGGTGGATCTCGACCACCACTCGGCTGAGTTTCGCGAGGATCCGCACGGCACCTTCCGCAAAATGCGCGAATCAGGTTGTCCTGTAGCTCATTCCGACCACTACGAGGGCTTCTGGGCGCTGGTCGACTACGCGTCGGTGTTCGAAGCCGCCCGCGACGACGCCCTCTTCAACTCCTTCCCGTCAGTCGGCGTGCCGGCCAGCGAGATGCCTCTACCGATCCTGCCGATCGAGTCAGACCCGCCTGAGACCCAGGAGCTGCGCGAGGTCACTCTGCGGCGGTTCTCGCCGGGTTCGGCGGAGCGGTTTCGCGAGAGCGCCATCGAGATGACCAACGAGGCCATCGACGCGTTCATCGAGCGCGGCGAATGCGACCTCGTCGGCGAGCTCACCACACCACTACCGGCGCGACTCATCCTGCGGCTGCTGAAGTTCGACGAGTCGCGGCACATGGATTGGGTGCGCTGGGTGCACAGCACCGTGCACGACCGCGCCCACGACCCGGAGAAGGCCGGGATCGCCGGCATGGAGATGTTCGGTGAAATCGTCAAGCACATGGAGGAGCGCCGGGCGGAGGGGCTGGGCGACGACCTGTTCAGCGACATCCTGCGTGGCACGCTGAACGGCAAGCCGCTCGACGACGGGCAGATCACCATGTACACGGTGCTGATGATGCTCGGGGGCATGGACACCACCAGCGGGTTCACCGGCAACGTGCTTGCCCGCCTGTGCCGCGACACCGACCTGCGGCAGCAGTTCATCGATGATCCGGGCCTGATCAAGAAGGGCACCGACGAGCTGCTGCGGCTGTATACGCCGACCCTCGGCCTCGCGCGCACGGTGTCTCGCGACGCCGAGTTCCACGGCCAGCCACTTTGTCAGGGCGACCGCGCGATCCTGATGTGGGCCGCGGCCAACCGAGACCCGGCCGTGTTCGAGGATCCCGACAAACTGGACCTGTCGCGCCCGAATGCCAAGAAGCAGATGGCATTCGGGGTCGGCATGCACCGCTGCCTCGGGTCCCATTACGCCAAGATGATGTTCGAGGTGATGATGACCCAGATCCTGAAGCGACTGCCCGACTTCGAACTGGCGGCGGAACCCGAACTCTTCGAAGACGCAGGTGAGGTGTACGCCGTGCGTAAGCTGCGGGTCAGGTTCACGCCGGGCAAGCGGTTGGGCTGA